The Henckelia pumila isolate YLH828 chromosome 2, ASM3356847v2, whole genome shotgun sequence genome includes a window with the following:
- the LOC140883462 gene encoding uncharacterized protein isoform X2 — translation MGSLIPKKIGKSPAENMTCMRNSACNYDWENAQQRETACQSFAGKPIVGHSGFRYNRNDILPISRNKLGRPLSFPASSTVQFCPTDVSIFFPAQKGDGKSTYAIGDASFDDTRKSKDGYTPTVAMARRATLARFLEKRSHRLNQKMKPHIMGRSLNWPEACDTTVTKCSKKIKSSMQYEVLM, via the exons ATGGGTTCCTTGATTCCG AAGAAGATAGGGAAGTCTCCTGCAGAAAATATGACTTGCATGCGGAATTCGGCTTGTAACTACGACTGGGAAAATGCTCAACAAAGAGAAACAGCATGCCAATCCTTTGCTGGGAAGCCGATCGTCGGTCACTCGGGTTTTCGATATAATCGCAACGATATATTACCGATTTCAAG GAACAAATTGGGGCGCCCACTCTCATTCCCAGCTTCATCAACTGTACAATTCTGTCCCACTGATGTATCCATTTTTTTTCCTGCACAAAAG GGTGATGGAAAGTCGACGTATGCGATCGGGGATGCATCTTTCGACGATACCCGAAAGTCCAAAGATG GTTATACCCCAACAGTGGCTATGGCCAGGAGAGCAACGTTGGCCAGATTCCTGGAGAAGCGGTCACACCG ATTGAACCAAAAAATGAAACCCCATATAATGGGAAGGTCATTGAATTGGCCTGAAGCCTGCGATACCACCGTTACAAAATGCAGCAAGAAGATAAAGAGCAGCATGCAGTATGAGGTCTTGATGTGA
- the LOC140883462 gene encoding uncharacterized protein isoform X1: MEIDFMGLLYSQNPSPGPAPSGYEPDGFLDSGNVSLSLCTSSPMDEKAVIRDFLPKKIGKSPAENMTCMRNSACNYDWENAQQRETACQSFAGKPIVGHSGFRYNRNDILPISRNKLGRPLSFPASSTVQFCPTDVSIFFPAQKGDGKSTYAIGDASFDDTRKSKDGYTPTVAMARRATLARFLEKRSHRLNQKMKPHIMGRSLNWPEACDTTVTKCSKKIKSSMQYEVLM, encoded by the exons ATGGAGATCGATTTCATGGGCCTCCTGTATTCGCAAAATCCTTCTCCCGGCCCGGCTCCGAGCGGTTACGAGCCCGATGGGTTCCTTGATTCCG GTAACGTATCCTTGTCTCTTTGTACCAGCTCTCCAATGGACGAAAAAGCAGTTATCCGAGATTTTCTCCCG AAGAAGATAGGGAAGTCTCCTGCAGAAAATATGACTTGCATGCGGAATTCGGCTTGTAACTACGACTGGGAAAATGCTCAACAAAGAGAAACAGCATGCCAATCCTTTGCTGGGAAGCCGATCGTCGGTCACTCGGGTTTTCGATATAATCGCAACGATATATTACCGATTTCAAG GAACAAATTGGGGCGCCCACTCTCATTCCCAGCTTCATCAACTGTACAATTCTGTCCCACTGATGTATCCATTTTTTTTCCTGCACAAAAG GGTGATGGAAAGTCGACGTATGCGATCGGGGATGCATCTTTCGACGATACCCGAAAGTCCAAAGATG GTTATACCCCAACAGTGGCTATGGCCAGGAGAGCAACGTTGGCCAGATTCCTGGAGAAGCGGTCACACCG ATTGAACCAAAAAATGAAACCCCATATAATGGGAAGGTCATTGAATTGGCCTGAAGCCTGCGATACCACCGTTACAAAATGCAGCAAGAAGATAAAGAGCAGCATGCAGTATGAGGTCTTGATGTGA